The genomic stretch CGATGACCGAGCACACGACGACGGTGCAGGTGCACTGGGGCGACGTGGACCCCGCCGGGATCGCGTTCTACCCCCGCTTCTTCGAGTGGTACGACCTCGGCTGCGAGGCGCTCTTCGCCGCCCTCGGCCTCGCGTGGCCCGAGGCGTTCCCGCGCTACGGGATCGTCGGCGTGCCGATCGTCGAGTCGGGCTCGAAGTTCGCGAGCCCGGTGCGCTACGGCGACGTGCTGACGATCCGCTCGCGCGTCGCCTGGGTGCGCGAGAAGACCTTCCGGATGGAGCACGAGATCTCGGTCCGCGGTACCCTGTGCGCGAGCGGGTTCGAGGTCCGCGCGTGGCCCATCCCCGAGGACGTGGCGCAGCGCCTCCGAGGCGTGTGAAGGAGACAGGCGTGAGCGACATCGTCGAAGAGATCCGCGCCGCCTACGCGCGCGTCGGCGTCCGGCTCGACCAGCCCGCCACCTACGGCACGTACTACCGGCTTCTCTGCGCCGCGTGCGGCCGGATGGTCGGCAACGTGGGCGACCGGCTCCTGCCCGGCATGGCCGCGGCCCTCGTAGAGAGCCAGGCCGACCTCTACGCGTCCGGCCAGCTCGGCTGCGCGTGCCGTCACAGCGGGCCCGTGCCGAGCGCCGAGCCCGCCGGCGCCACCACGGGCGAGAGCGGCGCCACGCCCTGGCCGCTCTGGCGTCAGGCGTACGCGCAGGGCGATCCGCTCCCGCGGCTCCAGTGCGAGGTGAGCCGGCCGCGCTACGAGTTCGACGAGGGCGACGTGCTGCCGGAGGAGTACAAGGGCCTGCTCCTCAAGATGCTCCGCCACGAGGGCGAGCGCGCCGGCAACAAATCGTTCCTCGGCTTCATGGCGACGTGCCTCGACCTCGCGGAGGCGATCTTCCCGACGCGCGAGGCGCGGCTTCTCAAGGCCGAGTACCTCGCCGAGGAGCTGAAGCACGCGATCATGTTCCACCGGCTCGCCGTCGGCCTCGACCCCGACTTCGCGCTGCTCGACGTACCTTACGCGCACTACGCCTTCCACCTGCCGCGCGAGACCTGGGCGGACGACGCGTTCTTCCACTTCTTCGTGGACCTGAACGGCGCCTTCCACGCGCGCGACTGGCGCGAGTCCTCCTACGTGCCGCTCGCGATGATGTCGGCCACCGTCGAGCGCGACGAGCTGGGCCACTCGGAGATGGGCCTCCGCTTCCTCACCGAGATCTGCGCGGAGCCGCGGGGCAAGGCGCTCGTGCGGCGGCTCCTCGACAAGTGGTACCCGGCGGCGCTCGACATG from Candidatus Methylomirabilota bacterium encodes the following:
- a CDS encoding Phenylacetic acid catabolic protein; translation: MSDIVEEIRAAYARVGVRLDQPATYGTYYRLLCAACGRMVGNVGDRLLPGMAAALVESQADLYASGQLGCACRHSGPVPSAEPAGATTGESGATPWPLWRQAYAQGDPLPRLQCEVSRPRYEFDEGDVLPEEYKGLLLKMLRHEGERAGNKSFLGFMATCLDLAEAIFPTREARLLKAEYLAEELKHAIMFHRLAVGLDPDFALLDVPYAHYAFHLPRETWADDAFFHFFVDLNGAFHARDWRESSYVPLAMMSATVERDELGHSEMGLRFLTEICAEPRGKALVRRLLDKWYPAALDMFGRSDSPNAPKFIHWGLKSVGNAEIRRTYKAYVDRKLGTLGLEPPDERKNRRFL
- a CDS encoding acyl-CoA thioesterase, coding for MTEHTTTVQVHWGDVDPAGIAFYPRFFEWYDLGCEALFAALGLAWPEAFPRYGIVGVPIVESGSKFASPVRYGDVLTIRSRVAWVREKTFRMEHEISVRGTLCASGFEVRAWPIPEDVAQRLRGV